Proteins from a single region of Diaphorobacter limosus:
- a CDS encoding TIGR03862 family flavoprotein encodes MSYVNDSSSAPLACDAAIIGGGPAGLMAAEILAQAGHSVHVFDAMPSVGRKFLLAGKGGLNLTHSEPFEAFVSRFGERRAQIEPLLSVFGAEQLRAWAQGLGVDTFVGTSGRVFPTDMKAAPLLRAWLARLRAAGVVLHMRHRWLGWDADGALCFASAAGQQRVAARATVLALGGASWPRLGSDAAWVPLLAARGVQIAPLQPANCGFDVPRVDAPVGHLFDISRREFFRELLGRGQASAVGWTPFFAERFAGQPFKSVAIAFTDSQGRQFARRGEFVATATGVEGSLVYAASGLLRDEITAHGHATFHLDLLPDHSPERVLAEVRHPRGARSLTSHLKGRLGLDGIKAAILYEQLGKVGMQDAQLLAQAIKRLPITVLAMRPVQEAISTAGGVSFEALDAHLMLRAMPGVFCAGEMLDWEAPTGGYLLTACCATGRVAGAGAAHWLASPVPADQNLVR; translated from the coding sequence ATGTCTTATGTGAACGATTCTTCCAGCGCGCCCCTCGCGTGCGACGCCGCCATCATCGGCGGCGGCCCGGCCGGTTTGATGGCTGCCGAAATACTGGCCCAGGCGGGCCATTCTGTGCATGTGTTCGACGCCATGCCCTCTGTCGGGCGCAAGTTTTTGCTGGCCGGCAAGGGCGGGCTGAATCTGACCCACTCCGAGCCCTTCGAGGCCTTTGTGTCGCGCTTCGGCGAGCGCCGCGCACAGATCGAGCCGCTGCTGAGCGTCTTTGGCGCCGAGCAGCTGCGCGCCTGGGCGCAGGGCTTGGGCGTCGATACGTTTGTCGGCACCTCGGGGCGCGTCTTTCCCACCGACATGAAGGCCGCGCCGCTGCTCCGCGCCTGGCTGGCGCGGCTGCGTGCAGCTGGCGTGGTGCTGCACATGCGCCACCGCTGGCTGGGTTGGGATGCCGACGGCGCCTTGTGCTTTGCCAGCGCCGCCGGGCAGCAGCGCGTGGCCGCGCGCGCCACGGTGCTGGCGCTGGGAGGCGCCAGCTGGCCGCGTCTGGGCTCCGACGCTGCCTGGGTGCCGCTGCTGGCGGCCAGGGGGGTGCAGATTGCGCCATTGCAGCCGGCCAACTGCGGCTTTGACGTGCCGCGCGTGGACGCGCCCGTGGGCCACCTTTTTGACATTTCGCGGCGCGAGTTCTTTCGCGAGCTGCTGGGGCGCGGCCAGGCATCCGCCGTGGGCTGGACACCGTTTTTTGCCGAGCGCTTTGCGGGCCAGCCGTTCAAGTCGGTGGCCATTGCCTTCACCGACAGCCAGGGCCGTCAGTTTGCGCGGCGCGGCGAGTTCGTCGCCACCGCCACGGGGGTGGAGGGCAGCCTGGTCTATGCCGCCTCCGGCCTGCTGCGCGATGAAATCACGGCCCACGGCCACGCCACCTTCCATCTGGACCTGCTGCCCGACCACAGCCCCGAACGGGTGCTGGCCGAGGTGCGCCATCCGCGTGGTGCGCGCAGCCTGACAAGCCACCTCAAGGGACGGCTGGGGCTCGATGGCATCAAGGCCGCCATCCTCTACGAACAGCTGGGCAAGGTCGGCATGCAGGATGCGCAGCTGCTGGCACAGGCCATCAAACGGCTGCCCATCACCGTGCTGGCCATGCGCCCGGTGCAGGAGGCGATCAGCACCGCCGGCGGCGTGTCCTTCGAGGCGCTGGATGCGCATCTCATGCTGCGGGCCATGCCCGGGGTGTTCTGCGCCGGCGAGATGCTGGACTGGGAGGCGCCCACCGGCGGTTACCTGCTCACGGCCTGCTGCGCCACCGGGCGCGTGGCAGGCGCGGGGGCGGCGCACTGGCTGGCGAGCCCGGTGCCGGCGGATCAGAACTTGGTGCGGTAG
- the dnaX gene encoding DNA polymerase III subunit gamma/tau, with the protein MSYLVLARKYRPKTFSEMVGQEHVVQALTNALTQQRLHHAYLFTGTRGVGKTTVSRILAKSLNCQGPDGQGGITAQPCGVCPACQDIDSGRFPDYTELDAASNRGVDEVQGLLEQAVYKPVQGRFKVFMIDEVHMLTNTAFNAMLKTLEEPPEYLKFVLATTDPQKVPVTVLSRCLQFNLRPMAPETVLEHLTRVLAAEQVAAEPQALRLLSRAARGSMRDALSLTDQAIAFGSGQLQEASVRLMLGSVDRSHVFRLIEALAAGDGRTVVETADALRVNGLSAASTLEEMAAVLQRMAVLQAVPQMAAAVDASDPEAAEMARLAAALPPDETQLLYSICLHGRTELGLAPDEYAALTMVLLRLLAFKPAGAAGATAEKKTLTRPEPAAPAPVAVAADPPVAPLAVQQPIHVAREPQPPAPLAAPAAPEPATPDDVNRAVTEAMLQDAAAPNAVPAALPGPAAAPTVRLPVRSPEDLRQKQHPAPANQAQTASETIAIPVRSAPEPGPRLQAVGQAGAAAPPLVTTEEGDVWHATVQQLIAQDAITALVRELALQSQLMARDEGHWLLRVERESLNQPQARERLRAALEAAGHAREISVELGVVSDSPARRNAQAASARQRAAEDIVHNDPYVQQLVRDFGAKIVPGSIKPA; encoded by the coding sequence ATGTCCTATCTCGTGCTCGCCCGCAAATACCGCCCCAAGACCTTCTCGGAGATGGTCGGGCAGGAGCATGTGGTGCAAGCCCTGACGAATGCGCTCACGCAGCAGCGGCTGCACCATGCCTATCTGTTCACCGGCACGCGCGGCGTGGGCAAGACCACGGTCTCGCGCATCCTGGCCAAGTCGCTCAACTGCCAGGGGCCGGACGGCCAGGGCGGCATCACGGCCCAGCCCTGCGGCGTGTGCCCGGCCTGCCAGGACATCGACAGCGGGCGCTTTCCCGACTACACCGAGCTGGACGCGGCATCCAACCGCGGCGTGGACGAGGTGCAGGGCCTTTTGGAGCAGGCCGTCTACAAGCCGGTGCAGGGGCGTTTCAAGGTCTTCATGATCGACGAGGTGCACATGCTGACCAACACCGCCTTCAACGCCATGTTGAAGACGCTGGAGGAGCCGCCCGAATACCTCAAGTTCGTGCTGGCCACGACCGACCCGCAGAAGGTGCCGGTGACGGTGCTCTCGCGCTGCCTGCAGTTCAACCTGCGGCCGATGGCGCCCGAGACGGTGCTGGAGCATTTGACGCGCGTGCTGGCGGCCGAACAGGTGGCCGCCGAGCCCCAGGCGCTGCGCCTGCTCTCGCGTGCGGCGCGCGGCTCCATGCGCGATGCGCTGAGTTTGACCGACCAGGCCATCGCCTTCGGCAGCGGCCAGCTGCAGGAGGCCAGCGTGCGCCTGATGCTGGGCAGCGTGGACCGCAGCCATGTGTTCCGCCTGATCGAGGCGCTGGCCGCTGGCGACGGCCGCACCGTGGTGGAGACGGCCGACGCCCTGCGCGTCAACGGCCTGTCTGCCGCCAGCACGCTGGAGGAAATGGCTGCCGTGTTGCAGCGCATGGCCGTGCTGCAGGCGGTGCCGCAGATGGCCGCCGCCGTGGACGCCAGCGACCCCGAGGCGGCAGAGATGGCCCGCCTGGCCGCCGCCCTGCCGCCCGACGAAACGCAGCTGCTCTACAGCATCTGCCTGCATGGCCGTACCGAGCTGGGCCTGGCACCCGATGAGTACGCCGCCCTGACCATGGTGCTGCTGCGCCTGCTGGCCTTCAAGCCCGCCGGTGCCGCTGGCGCCACGGCGGAAAAAAAAACTCTGACGCGGCCTGAACCCGCCGCGCCAGCACCGGTTGCCGTCGCAGCTGATCCGCCCGTTGCACCGCTCGCAGTGCAGCAGCCCATCCATGTGGCGCGTGAACCGCAGCCGCCAGCCCCACTGGCTGCACCCGCCGCACCCGAGCCGGCCACGCCCGATGATGTGAACCGCGCGGTGACCGAGGCCATGCTGCAGGATGCGGCGGCGCCCAACGCCGTGCCTGCGGCGCTGCCGGGCCCGGCTGCCGCGCCCACGGTGCGCCTACCCGTGCGCAGCCCTGAGGATTTAAGGCAAAAACAGCATCCAGCGCCCGCCAATCAAGCGCAAACAGCTTCTGAAACAATAGCAATACCGGTGCGCTCCGCGCCCGAACCCGGGCCACGCCTGCAGGCCGTGGGGCAGGCCGGTGCGGCAGCGCCGCCGCTGGTGACCACCGAGGAGGGTGATGTCTGGCATGCCACCGTGCAGCAGCTCATCGCGCAAGACGCCATCACCGCCCTGGTGCGCGAGCTGGCGCTGCAGTCGCAGCTGATGGCGCGCGACGAGGGCCACTGGCTGCTGCGCGTTGAGCGCGAATCACTGAACCAGCCCCAGGCGCGCGAACGCCTGCGCGCGGCGCTGGAGGCCGCGGGCCATGCGCGCGAGATCAGCGTGGAGCTGGGCGTGGTCAGCGACAGCCCCGCGCGCCGCAACGCCCAGGCCGCCAGCGCACGCCAGCGCGCGGCCGAGGACATCGTCCACAACGACCCCTATGTGCAGCAGCTGGTGCGCGACTTCGGCGCGAAAATCGTGCCAGGCAGCATCAAGCCTGCGTGA
- a CDS encoding YbaB/EbfC family nucleoid-associated protein, producing MFNKGQLAGLMKQAQAMQDNLKKAQDELASVEVEGESGAGLVKVLMTCKHDVKRVTIDPSLLAEDKDMLEDLVAAAFNAAVRKAEETSQEKMGKITAGMPGLPGGMKFPF from the coding sequence ATGTTCAACAAGGGACAGCTCGCCGGCCTGATGAAACAAGCCCAGGCCATGCAGGACAACCTGAAGAAGGCCCAGGACGAATTGGCCAGCGTCGAGGTCGAGGGCGAATCCGGCGCCGGACTGGTCAAGGTCTTGATGACCTGCAAGCACGACGTCAAGCGCGTGACCATAGACCCCAGCCTGCTGGCCGAGGACAAGGACATGCTCGAAGACCTGGTGGCTGCCGCCTTCAACGCCGCCGTGCGCAAGGCCGAGGAAACCAGCCAGGAAAAGATGGGCAAGATCACCGCCGGCATGCCAGGCCTGCCCGGCGGCATGAAGTTCCCCTTCTGA
- the recR gene encoding recombination mediator RecR — translation MSDTNSLDALIQALRRLPGVGMKSAQRIAFHLLQHDRPAAQQLSQALAQACAQVRHCQRCYTFTEGEVCATCMDATRDASRLCVVETPADQAAMERTAAFRGLYFVLMGRLSPLDGVGPRDIGVQKLLERAGDGVVQEVILATSFTAEGEATAHAIAEALRRRGMHVTRLARGVPVGSELEYVDLGTIAHALADRR, via the coding sequence ATGTCCGATACCAATTCCCTCGACGCACTGATCCAGGCGCTGCGGCGCCTGCCGGGCGTGGGCATGAAGTCGGCGCAGCGCATCGCCTTTCATCTGCTGCAGCATGACCGTCCAGCGGCCCAGCAGCTGTCGCAGGCGCTGGCGCAGGCCTGCGCGCAGGTGCGCCATTGCCAGCGCTGCTACACCTTCACCGAGGGCGAGGTCTGCGCCACCTGCATGGACGCGACGCGCGACGCCAGCCGCCTGTGCGTGGTGGAGACGCCCGCCGACCAGGCGGCCATGGAGCGCACTGCCGCCTTTCGTGGCCTGTACTTCGTGCTCATGGGGCGGCTGTCACCGCTGGACGGCGTGGGGCCGCGCGACATTGGCGTGCAAAAGCTGCTCGAGCGCGCCGGCGACGGCGTGGTGCAGGAGGTGATCCTGGCCACCAGCTTCACCGCCGAGGGCGAGGCCACGGCCCACGCCATTGCCGAGGCGCTCAGGCGCCGCGGCATGCATGTCACGCGCCTGGCGCGCGGCGTGCCGGTGGGCAGCGAGCTCGAATACGTGGATTTGGGCACCATTGCCCATGCGCTGGCGGATCGGCGGTGA
- a CDS encoding MAPEG family protein, with amino-acid sequence MSNTSFTLAYGCVLVAALLPMFCALLAKAGAMPRGGNRDPRAWLAAQSGWRARANAAQANGFEGLPFFIGAVIIAHQLGAPQARLDQLACAFIVLRLAYIALYVGDKAMARSLVWGLGLAVNIAILLLGWR; translated from the coding sequence ATGTCCAACACCTCTTTCACCCTGGCGTACGGCTGCGTGCTGGTGGCGGCGCTGCTGCCCATGTTTTGTGCCCTCCTGGCCAAGGCCGGGGCCATGCCCAGGGGCGGCAACCGCGACCCGCGCGCCTGGCTGGCGGCGCAAAGCGGCTGGCGTGCCCGCGCCAATGCGGCCCAGGCCAACGGCTTCGAAGGCCTGCCGTTCTTCATCGGCGCGGTCATCATCGCCCACCAGCTGGGTGCGCCGCAGGCGCGCCTGGATCAGCTGGCCTGCGCCTTCATCGTCCTGCGCCTGGCCTATATCGCCCTGTATGTGGGCGACAAGGCCATGGCGCGCAGCCTGGTCTGGGGCCTGGGCCTGGCGGTGAACATCGCCATCCTGCTGTTGGGCTGGCGCTGA